The Spirosoma foliorum genome has a window encoding:
- a CDS encoding carbonic anhydrase has translation MDITRIFKNNQSWVQKKLSVEPGYFSDLSKGQTPDILYIGCSDSRVTAEELMGVSPGEVFVLRNIANMVPNTDLGVMSVINYAVVHLKVNHIVVCGHYNCGGVQAAMKSADMGILNPWLRNIRDVYRTHRDELNAIADEEQRYKRLVELNVEEQCINVLKTAEVQKAQLDRGLTVHGWVFDVHSGQLIDLQIDFIKLLENIKEIYRLD, from the coding sequence ATGGATATTACACGAATCTTTAAAAACAATCAAAGTTGGGTTCAAAAGAAGCTGAGCGTAGAACCAGGTTACTTCAGTGATCTCTCCAAAGGACAGACTCCAGATATCCTCTACATTGGTTGTTCAGATAGCCGTGTAACAGCCGAAGAGCTGATGGGCGTATCACCCGGCGAAGTGTTTGTACTTAGAAACATTGCGAACATGGTTCCCAATACGGATCTGGGTGTAATGTCTGTTATTAACTATGCCGTAGTACACCTTAAAGTAAATCACATAGTAGTTTGTGGGCATTACAATTGTGGTGGCGTCCAGGCAGCTATGAAATCAGCCGATATGGGGATATTGAATCCATGGCTGAGAAATATCCGTGACGTGTATCGAACGCACAGGGATGAATTAAATGCTATTGCCGACGAGGAACAACGCTATAAACGATTAGTGGAGTTGAATGTTGAAGAACAATGTATCAATGTTCTAAAAACGGCAGAGGTGCAAAAAGCCCAACTGGATCGAGGTCTTACTGTTCATGGATGGGTTTTTGATGTACACTCAGGTCAGTTAATCGACCTGCAAATTGACTTTATAAAGCTGTTAGAAAACATCAAAGAAATTTATCGTCTCGATTGA
- a CDS encoding glycoside hydrolase family 88/105 protein, protein MNIPTSVIKISLLCFALAFTAQAQKLPDRKEIIAKMTLANEYFMKTWPDPGKEIVTNKTRPSNIWTRAVYYEGLMALYELDKKKAYYDYAVDWGEKHHWGLRSGINTRNADDQCCGQTYIDLYLIDRKPERLRDIKASIDAMVQSDKIEDWSWVDALQMAMPVFAKLGVLEKDQAYFEKMYEIYKYSKTRHGGNGLYNPKDGLWWRDKDFVPPYKEPNGKDCYWSRGNGWVVAALVRVLDIMPKNAPHREEYEKTYLEMMKSLPPIQRMDGYWNVSLHDPTNFGGKELTGTALFVYGMAWGINQGLLDSKTYRPIITKAWNAMATDSVHPNGFLGYVQGTGKEPKDGQPVTYDSKPDFEDYGLGCFLLAGVELCKLKR, encoded by the coding sequence ATGAATATCCCCACCTCTGTAATCAAAATCAGTCTTTTGTGCTTTGCGCTCGCGTTTACCGCGCAGGCACAGAAACTTCCGGATAGAAAAGAGATTATCGCCAAAATGACGTTGGCGAATGAGTATTTCATGAAAACCTGGCCCGACCCCGGCAAGGAAATCGTGACCAATAAAACACGGCCCAGCAACATCTGGACACGAGCCGTGTATTATGAGGGGTTGATGGCTTTATACGAACTCGACAAGAAAAAAGCCTATTACGACTACGCTGTTGACTGGGGCGAAAAACATCATTGGGGACTCCGAAGTGGCATTAATACACGCAACGCCGACGACCAATGTTGTGGCCAGACCTACATTGACCTATACCTGATTGACCGCAAACCTGAACGCCTACGCGACATCAAAGCATCGATCGATGCGATGGTGCAAAGCGATAAAATTGAGGATTGGAGCTGGGTCGATGCGTTGCAGATGGCTATGCCGGTGTTTGCGAAATTGGGCGTGTTAGAAAAAGACCAAGCCTACTTCGAGAAGATGTACGAGATATATAAGTACTCGAAAACCAGACACGGCGGCAACGGGCTTTATAATCCAAAAGACGGGTTGTGGTGGCGAGATAAAGATTTCGTGCCACCTTACAAAGAACCCAATGGAAAGGATTGTTACTGGTCGCGGGGAAATGGCTGGGTGGTGGCGGCTCTGGTTCGAGTCCTGGACATTATGCCCAAAAATGCACCACACCGGGAAGAGTATGAAAAGACATACCTGGAGATGATGAAGTCGTTACCCCCGATCCAACGTATGGATGGCTACTGGAATGTGAGTTTGCATGATCCAACGAATTTTGGTGGTAAAGAGCTTACCGGAACAGCACTTTTTGTGTACGGGATGGCCTGGGGTATCAATCAGGGTTTACTCGATAGTAAAACGTATCGACCCATCATTACCAAAGCCTGGAATGCAATGGCCACCGACTCTGTACATCCGAATGGATTTTTGGGTTATGTACAGGGAACGGGTAAGGAACCCAAAGACGGTCAGCCTGTTACCTACGACAGCAAGCCTGATTTTGAAGACTATGGCCTCGGTTGTTTCTTGTTGGCCGGAGTGGAGCTGTGTAAACTGAAACGATAA
- the rhaT gene encoding L-rhamnose/proton symporter RhaT translates to MQVLIGIIYHTIGGGFSGSFYMPFNKVKGWAWESYWIVGGIFSWLIVPPLAAYLTIPDFPAIIASADMNVKLLTFVFGLLWGIGGLTYGLGVRYLGMSLGNSVVLGFSSAFGALVPSIYYNLNPVKGKVSFTDMLGSSGGQLVLLGVLVCLIGIAISGKAGMMKEAELSEAEKKASVKEFSLVKGLIIAVISGILSAFFNYGIEAGKPLADQAVVQGCNPLFQNNVTYVVVLWGGLTTNFLWCMYLNAKNKTFGNYTDTRTPILANVLFSATAGTMWFLQFFFYGMGESKLGNGASSWITHMATIILTANIWGLYLKEWSGVSVATFRTFVTGIVVILIAIVLVGIGNSL, encoded by the coding sequence ATGCAAGTTCTGATTGGTATCATTTACCACACGATTGGTGGCGGTTTTTCGGGCAGTTTTTACATGCCTTTTAATAAAGTGAAAGGCTGGGCCTGGGAAAGCTACTGGATTGTTGGCGGTATTTTTTCCTGGCTCATTGTACCTCCCTTAGCCGCCTACTTAACCATCCCCGATTTTCCAGCCATTATTGCCTCGGCTGATATGAATGTTAAGCTGCTCACGTTCGTCTTTGGTTTGCTATGGGGCATCGGTGGGCTGACGTATGGTCTGGGCGTTCGCTATCTGGGCATGTCGCTCGGTAATTCAGTCGTATTAGGATTCAGCTCGGCGTTCGGGGCACTGGTACCTTCTATCTATTATAATCTCAACCCCGTTAAAGGCAAAGTCTCGTTTACTGATATGCTGGGCTCAAGCGGGGGGCAGTTGGTATTACTGGGCGTACTGGTTTGCCTCATCGGAATTGCCATCTCAGGTAAGGCTGGCATGATGAAAGAAGCTGAACTTTCGGAAGCCGAGAAGAAAGCGTCTGTCAAAGAGTTCAGCCTTGTAAAGGGGCTAATCATTGCCGTAATCTCCGGTATTCTAAGTGCCTTCTTCAACTATGGAATCGAAGCAGGCAAACCCCTGGCCGATCAGGCTGTTGTGCAAGGTTGCAATCCCCTGTTTCAGAATAACGTAACCTACGTGGTGGTACTATGGGGCGGGCTGACCACCAACTTTTTGTGGTGCATGTACTTAAATGCCAAGAATAAAACCTTCGGCAATTATACCGATACCCGGACACCCATTCTGGCCAATGTTCTTTTTTCGGCAACTGCTGGTACTATGTGGTTTCTCCAGTTTTTCTTCTACGGAATGGGTGAAAGCAAGCTGGGCAATGGTGCCAGTTCCTGGATTACGCACATGGCCACTATCATTCTGACCGCGAATATATGGGGCTTGTATCTGAAGGAGTGGTCGGGGGTGTCGGTTGCTACCTTTCGTACCTTCGTCACCGGTATTGTTGTTATTCTTATTGCAATCGTCTTGGTAGGAATCGGCAATTCCCTTTGA
- a CDS encoding bifunctional aldolase/short-chain dehydrogenase, giving the protein MNTTQAFNYVSYLWDEKKAAELAGDEVALFIYRSNLLGADLRLTNYAGGNTSVKLMETNPLTGEPVEVMWVKGSGGDIGTLTKKGCANLYVERLHALKSRYRGLEFEDEMVGLFDHCLFDPKCAAPSIDTPLHGLLPYKHIDHLHPDALIAIAASRDGEAIMHQIWGDKMAWIPWQRPGFDLGLKLEEAVQKNPNLRGIILGGHGLFTWGETSYESYMNTLEVIEQASEFLNQNYGKKRPVFGGQALENTDADTRKKQAASLMPVLRGLASGHRQMIGHFTDDARVLEFVNSNDLPRLARLGTSCPDHFLRTKIRPLVLDPAQLAGEGSIAYLEKAFEDYRADYTAYYERCKHDNSPAIRDPNPVVLLWPAVGMFTFAKDKQTARVAAEFYTNAINVMKGAEAVSDYVGLPEQEAFDIEYWLLEEAKLQRMPKPKPLSGKIALITGSAGGIGKAIAKKFLAEGAVVVINDNDADRLAGAKDEFQQQYGKDAYAADQLDVTKADTIASTFETATLAFGGVDIVVNCAGLSISKPIEEHTEKDWDLLYDVLVKGQFLVTQQAVEVMRKQKLGGDVINIVSKNALVSGPNNAGYGSAKAAQLHLSRLNAAELGKDHIRVNVVNPDAVISDSKIWAGAWAEGRAKAYGITVPELPAYYAKRTLLNEIILPEDIANACLALTNGLLAKSTGNVLNVDGGVAMAFVR; this is encoded by the coding sequence ATGAATACAACGCAAGCGTTCAACTACGTTAGCTACCTCTGGGATGAGAAAAAGGCCGCAGAACTGGCTGGTGATGAAGTGGCTTTGTTTATTTACCGCTCTAACCTACTCGGGGCTGATCTGCGCCTGACCAATTATGCCGGTGGAAATACATCAGTTAAGTTAATGGAAACCAACCCACTGACCGGCGAACCCGTTGAAGTAATGTGGGTAAAAGGATCTGGTGGTGATATTGGTACCCTAACGAAGAAAGGCTGCGCTAACCTCTACGTAGAGCGCCTACATGCACTAAAAAGCCGGTATCGTGGTCTTGAATTTGAAGATGAAATGGTTGGCCTTTTCGACCATTGCCTCTTCGATCCTAAGTGCGCTGCGCCTTCTATCGATACGCCTTTACACGGCTTGCTGCCGTATAAACATATTGATCACCTACACCCCGATGCACTGATTGCTATTGCTGCCAGCCGCGACGGCGAAGCCATCATGCATCAGATCTGGGGCGATAAAATGGCCTGGATCCCCTGGCAACGTCCTGGTTTCGATCTTGGTCTGAAACTGGAAGAAGCCGTTCAGAAAAACCCTAACCTGCGTGGTATTATCCTGGGTGGTCACGGTTTGTTTACCTGGGGCGAAACCTCCTACGAGTCGTATATGAATACGCTCGAAGTTATCGAGCAGGCGTCCGAATTCCTGAATCAAAACTATGGCAAAAAACGCCCTGTATTCGGTGGTCAGGCACTGGAAAATACCGACGCCGATACCCGGAAAAAACAGGCCGCTTCATTGATGCCGGTTCTGCGGGGGTTGGCTTCAGGCCATCGCCAGATGATTGGCCATTTCACCGACGACGCGCGCGTACTTGAGTTCGTAAACTCGAACGACCTGCCTCGTTTGGCCCGCTTAGGAACAAGTTGCCCTGACCACTTCCTGCGCACCAAAATACGCCCGCTAGTATTAGACCCTGCTCAATTAGCTGGTGAGGGTAGCATTGCTTATCTGGAAAAGGCGTTTGAAGATTACCGCGCCGACTACACTGCGTACTACGAACGCTGCAAACATGACAATAGCCCGGCCATCCGTGACCCAAATCCAGTCGTGTTGTTATGGCCAGCTGTAGGTATGTTCACCTTTGCCAAAGACAAGCAAACGGCGCGGGTAGCGGCTGAGTTTTATACCAACGCCATCAATGTAATGAAAGGCGCCGAAGCGGTGTCAGATTATGTGGGATTGCCAGAACAGGAAGCGTTCGATATTGAATACTGGCTGCTCGAAGAAGCTAAACTTCAGCGGATGCCGAAGCCCAAGCCGTTGTCGGGTAAAATTGCCCTGATTACAGGAAGCGCAGGGGGGATCGGAAAAGCGATCGCCAAGAAATTCCTGGCCGAAGGAGCTGTTGTGGTCATCAATGATAACGATGCCGATCGACTGGCTGGCGCGAAAGATGAGTTTCAGCAGCAATACGGTAAAGATGCCTACGCGGCTGATCAACTGGACGTAACGAAAGCTGATACGATTGCGTCAACGTTCGAAACGGCTACGCTGGCCTTTGGTGGTGTCGATATCGTGGTTAACTGCGCTGGGTTAAGCATCTCCAAGCCTATTGAAGAACATACCGAGAAAGATTGGGATTTACTGTACGACGTATTGGTAAAAGGTCAGTTCCTGGTGACGCAGCAAGCCGTTGAGGTGATGCGGAAGCAGAAACTCGGTGGGGATGTTATTAACATCGTCAGCAAAAACGCCTTGGTGTCAGGCCCGAACAACGCGGGTTATGGATCGGCCAAAGCAGCACAACTACACCTGAGCCGTTTGAACGCAGCGGAGTTGGGTAAAGATCATATCCGGGTGAATGTCGTGAATCCAGACGCCGTCATTTCAGATTCGAAAATCTGGGCGGGTGCCTGGGCCGAAGGTCGCGCTAAAGCCTATGGCATCACCGTTCCCGAACTCCCGGCTTATTACGCGAAACGGACATTATTGAACGAAATCATCTTGCCTGAGGATATCGCCAATGCCTGCCTTGCCCTCACCAACGGCTTACTCGCTAAATCAACCGGCAACGTCCTGAACGTAGACGGCGGTGTCGCGATGGCGTTTGTGCGGTAG
- a CDS encoding xanthine dehydrogenase family protein molybdopterin-binding subunit yields MTQYIGKPLNRIDGLDKVTGNAKYAAEFDTPDLLYGYIVNSTIAKGKIKRIDSSKALALDGVLQVFTHENRPKIAWLDMKYSDQDAPPGSPFRPLRDAKIKYNTQPIALVVAETFELARYAASLIQVDYEEDAHQTDLQVNRHKARKPSLGMASLLKPPPPKPRGNFEEAFNAAPVQMTGEYVHSMEHHNPMEMFASTVVYEKGRNKSGARYTIYDKTQGVTNSILYVAQVFDIPFKNLRVLSPYVGGGFGSGLRPQHQLFLAVMAARELKRSVRVTLTRQQMFTFGHRPATVQTIALGASTDGTMTAMYHDTVGETSQFEDYTEIVSSWGGMLYPAENVKFDYKLVPLDVATPLDMRAPGGVTGISALECAVDELAYKLGMDPVEFRLRNYTERDMNADLPYSSKELRECFRQGAERFGWVKRNPEPRSMRNGHTLIGWGMATGIWDANQMPARAEAVMMVNGKLRVSSATADIGTGTYTIMTQIAADTLGMPIEDVLFKLGDSDMPAAPIEGGSWTAATVGTAVKTVCEDLAEKLFKLARKMPNSPFAKVDFNEVVFANKSIQLKKDPSVSVSLEAVVDSNGGAAVRETSSGLPKMLKQRKYARTAHSAVFAEVEVDEDFGTVRVTRIVSAIAGGRILNPKTARSQILGGMVWGISKALEEETMMDHNLGRIMNHSLAEYHVAVNADVHDLDVIFVEEHDEIVNPLGVKGLGEIGLVGVPAAIANAVFHATGKRVRDLPITLDKLL; encoded by the coding sequence ATGACTCAATACATTGGAAAACCTCTGAACCGAATTGACGGACTGGATAAAGTAACGGGCAATGCTAAATATGCCGCCGAATTTGATACACCAGATCTGCTCTATGGATATATCGTAAACAGTACGATTGCCAAAGGGAAAATTAAGCGGATCGACTCTAGCAAGGCACTAGCTCTCGATGGCGTTTTGCAGGTTTTTACCCACGAGAATCGTCCTAAGATCGCGTGGTTAGATATGAAGTACTCCGATCAGGATGCCCCACCCGGTTCTCCATTTCGACCTCTGCGTGATGCTAAAATTAAGTATAATACACAACCAATTGCCTTAGTCGTTGCCGAAACATTCGAGTTGGCTCGTTATGCGGCTTCGCTGATTCAGGTTGATTATGAGGAAGATGCGCACCAAACCGATCTGCAGGTCAATCGGCATAAAGCGCGGAAGCCGTCTCTCGGCATGGCTTCGTTGCTGAAGCCACCACCACCAAAACCGCGGGGCAACTTTGAGGAAGCTTTTAATGCAGCCCCGGTGCAGATGACAGGTGAATATGTCCATAGTATGGAGCATCATAATCCGATGGAGATGTTTGCCAGTACAGTGGTGTATGAAAAAGGCCGGAACAAATCTGGGGCTCGTTATACCATCTATGACAAGACGCAGGGCGTGACAAATAGTATTTTGTATGTCGCTCAGGTGTTTGATATTCCGTTCAAGAACTTACGGGTTCTGTCTCCCTATGTAGGGGGCGGATTTGGGTCTGGTCTACGCCCACAACACCAGTTGTTTCTGGCTGTGATGGCCGCTCGGGAGTTGAAACGCTCAGTGCGGGTCACGCTCACCCGGCAGCAGATGTTCACGTTTGGACACCGCCCAGCTACGGTGCAGACGATTGCCCTGGGCGCATCGACCGACGGGACAATGACAGCCATGTATCATGATACCGTTGGCGAAACGTCGCAATTTGAAGACTATACCGAGATTGTATCCAGTTGGGGCGGAATGCTCTACCCGGCAGAGAACGTAAAGTTTGACTACAAACTCGTACCGCTCGATGTAGCTACACCCCTTGATATGCGTGCACCGGGTGGTGTAACAGGCATCTCAGCACTCGAATGCGCTGTAGATGAATTAGCTTACAAACTAGGCATGGACCCCGTTGAGTTTCGACTCCGAAACTATACCGAGCGGGATATGAATGCCGATCTACCCTATTCCAGTAAAGAGCTTCGGGAATGTTTCCGGCAGGGGGCTGAACGATTTGGCTGGGTGAAACGGAATCCAGAGCCGCGTTCTATGCGAAATGGACATACCCTAATTGGTTGGGGTATGGCTACTGGAATCTGGGATGCCAACCAGATGCCTGCTCGGGCCGAGGCTGTGATGATGGTGAACGGAAAACTTCGCGTAAGTAGCGCCACGGCTGATATAGGTACGGGTACTTATACCATTATGACGCAGATTGCCGCCGATACCCTTGGTATGCCAATAGAGGATGTACTCTTTAAGCTTGGTGACAGTGATATGCCTGCTGCACCAATTGAGGGTGGTTCCTGGACGGCAGCCACGGTGGGAACGGCAGTGAAAACAGTTTGTGAGGATTTAGCCGAAAAACTCTTCAAACTGGCCAGAAAGATGCCAAACTCGCCTTTTGCTAAGGTTGATTTTAACGAAGTCGTTTTTGCGAATAAAAGCATTCAGTTGAAAAAAGATCCGTCCGTGTCGGTGTCGTTAGAGGCTGTTGTTGACTCCAACGGAGGAGCCGCTGTTCGGGAAACATCGTCGGGGCTACCCAAGATGCTGAAACAACGAAAGTACGCCCGCACGGCGCATTCGGCGGTATTTGCGGAAGTTGAGGTCGATGAAGACTTTGGTACAGTTCGGGTTACAAGGATAGTCAGTGCCATTGCGGGTGGCCGAATCCTAAATCCAAAAACCGCCCGGAGTCAGATTTTAGGCGGCATGGTGTGGGGAATTAGTAAAGCGCTTGAGGAAGAAACTATGATGGACCATAACCTCGGTCGTATTATGAATCATTCTCTGGCTGAATACCACGTAGCTGTCAACGCTGACGTTCACGACCTCGACGTAATCTTCGTGGAAGAACACGACGAAATCGTTAATCCGCTGGGTGTAAAAGGATTGGGTGAAATAGGATTAGTGGGTGTTCCGGCAGCCATTGCCAACGCCGTATTCCACGCAACGGGCAAGCGGGTTCGTGATTTGCCGATTACGCTGGACAAGTTGCTTTGA
- a CDS encoding (2Fe-2S)-binding protein, translating into MTLLAESPPEVGQYPSLPSAHTITLTVNGTPVQLQLAPWTSLLDALREYLHLTGTKKGCDHGQCGACTVLVNGKRINSCLTLAIMQDGNQITTIEGLAQKDVLGQEGLHPLQKAFIEHDAFQCGYCTPGQICSAVGMLNEGHAKTADDIRELMSGNICRCGAYTNIVDAIQSVISSQPDTL; encoded by the coding sequence ATGACTCTTTTGGCTGAATCTCCTCCTGAGGTCGGGCAGTATCCTTCGCTGCCATCTGCCCATACGATTACACTGACCGTTAATGGAACCCCAGTTCAGCTACAACTAGCTCCCTGGACTAGTTTGCTTGATGCATTGCGAGAGTATTTGCACCTGACTGGTACAAAAAAAGGGTGCGATCATGGGCAATGCGGAGCTTGTACAGTGTTGGTAAATGGCAAACGGATCAATTCCTGTCTGACACTAGCCATTATGCAGGATGGCAATCAAATCACGACTATTGAAGGATTAGCACAGAAAGATGTGTTGGGGCAGGAGGGGCTACATCCGCTTCAGAAAGCCTTCATCGAGCATGATGCTTTTCAGTGTGGCTACTGCACTCCCGGTCAAATTTGTTCGGCAGTAGGTATGTTGAACGAAGGCCATGCTAAAACAGCCGACGACATTCGCGAGTTGATGAGCGGCAACATTTGCCGTTGTGGAGCTTACACCAACATAGTCGATGCCATTCAATCGGTTATATCCTCTCAACCAGATACGCTATGA
- a CDS encoding FAD binding domain-containing protein — translation MTSFDYIRADGVADAVDGRASALTTKFIAGGTNLIDLMKENVERPTRLIDINRLPLATITETEDGGLRLGALMTNADTAYDPKVSERYPLLTQAILAGASAQLRNMATDGGNLMQRTRCYYFYDVATPCNKREPGSGCSALVGFNRIHAILGTEAVDRSIHCIATHPSDMCVALAALGATVRVTGLYGDRTIPFAEFHRLPGNTPHIDNTLQDDELITAIDLPAKGFSTNYAYIKLRDRTSYAFALVSVAAALDMENGRIADARIALGGVSHKPWRRPEIEAILAGREPSKDNFQLVADGLLEGAQGFGHNTFKIELAKRAIVRALSQAAKLKPAS, via the coding sequence ATGACTTCCTTTGATTACATCCGGGCCGATGGCGTAGCCGATGCGGTTGACGGACGAGCTTCGGCACTCACGACCAAATTTATCGCAGGTGGCACTAATCTCATTGACCTGATGAAGGAAAATGTGGAACGCCCAACACGCCTAATTGATATAAATCGACTGCCATTAGCCACCATCACTGAGACTGAAGACGGTGGCTTACGGTTAGGCGCTTTAATGACTAATGCCGATACGGCCTATGACCCAAAGGTTTCTGAACGATACCCTTTATTAACCCAGGCAATTCTGGCAGGTGCATCGGCTCAATTGCGAAACATGGCAACGGATGGTGGTAACCTGATGCAACGCACCCGTTGCTACTATTTCTACGATGTAGCGACACCTTGCAATAAGCGTGAACCAGGTTCCGGCTGTTCGGCCCTTGTTGGATTCAATCGAATTCATGCCATTCTTGGAACCGAAGCGGTTGATCGATCGATCCATTGCATTGCTACGCATCCTTCAGATATGTGTGTGGCATTAGCGGCTTTGGGTGCAACTGTTCGGGTAACAGGCTTATATGGTGACCGCACGATTCCCTTTGCCGAATTTCATAGGCTGCCGGGCAATACTCCACATATTGATAATACGCTTCAGGATGACGAACTGATTACGGCCATTGACCTGCCTGCCAAAGGATTTTCAACGAATTACGCGTACATAAAACTTCGTGATCGAACTTCTTATGCATTTGCCCTGGTGTCGGTGGCAGCAGCCCTGGACATGGAAAATGGCCGAATTGCCGATGCCCGGATTGCGCTCGGGGGAGTATCGCACAAACCCTGGCGACGTCCTGAAATTGAAGCGATCTTAGCTGGCAGGGAACCATCAAAGGATAATTTTCAACTGGTTGCGGATGGCCTTCTGGAGGGGGCTCAGGGCTTTGGGCATAATACATTCAAAATTGAATTGGCTAAACGTGCCATCGTACGTGCATTATCACAAGCCGCTAAACTGAAACCAGCATCATGA
- the rhaM gene encoding L-rhamnose mutarotase has translation MEEVAFTMKLKPGVEAEYQRRHDEIWPELSVALTNAGVRDYSIFLDRSTGTLFAVQKRLPNHTTATLPGLPIMKKWWAYMADLMDTNPDNSPVAVTLERVFHMK, from the coding sequence ATGGAAGAAGTCGCTTTTACTATGAAATTGAAGCCGGGCGTCGAGGCTGAATATCAACGCCGTCACGACGAAATCTGGCCGGAGTTGTCGGTAGCTTTGACCAATGCGGGCGTTCGGGATTATTCCATTTTCCTCGACCGATCTACCGGGACACTGTTTGCCGTTCAGAAACGATTGCCGAACCACACAACAGCGACTTTGCCAGGACTGCCCATCATGAAGAAATGGTGGGCTTATATGGCCGATTTAATGGATACCAATCCAGACAACTCGCCAGTAGCCGTAACGCTGGAACGGGTGTTCCATATGAAATAA
- a CDS encoding FGGY-family carbohydrate kinase: protein MPTPVIAIFDIGKTNKKLFLFDEHYRIVLEKSEQFDEIQDEDGDSCDDLNRLTNWVTTSLTEVMTMPEFTVKAVNFSTYGASLVYIDQTGQPLTPLYNYLKAYPSQLLQQLFDGYGGESTLTRQTASPSLGSLNSGLQLYRLKYEQPDLYAKLAFALHLPQYVSHLISGWPVSDLTSIGCHTMLWDFDRQDYHKWVIDEQLETRLAPIVASDSARSTAFGEDVLQVGVGLHDSSSALIPYLASFQEPFVLISTGTWCVSMNPFNNRPLTPEELQYDCLNYMHYKGQPVKSARLFAGYEHEQQVKRLAEHFQVPVDQYKQVAYNPETIDQLRQHVSQVTTGEDAKGNQLLSMKGSLFGQRNLDDFDTYNVAYHQLILDIVSQQLISTNLVLAGSPVKRIFVDGGFGKNPIYMNLLATAFPGIEIYAASVAQASALGAALAIHQHWNPYPLPGDCVELKKYTAHAVAH, encoded by the coding sequence ATGCCTACGCCTGTCATTGCCATTTTCGATATTGGTAAGACCAATAAAAAGTTGTTTCTCTTTGATGAACATTATCGAATCGTTCTGGAGAAATCGGAGCAGTTTGACGAGATTCAGGATGAAGATGGTGACTCATGCGACGACCTAAATCGGCTCACTAACTGGGTTACGACTTCACTTACTGAGGTGATGACCATGCCGGAATTTACGGTGAAGGCCGTAAACTTTTCGACATATGGAGCTAGTTTGGTTTATATCGATCAGACGGGCCAACCGCTTACGCCTTTATATAATTACCTGAAAGCTTACCCCAGCCAATTATTACAGCAACTTTTCGATGGGTACGGTGGCGAATCGACCTTAACCCGACAAACGGCGTCGCCTTCGCTGGGGAGCTTGAACTCTGGCCTTCAGTTATATAGGCTTAAATACGAACAGCCTGACTTGTATGCGAAACTGGCGTTTGCTTTGCATTTGCCTCAGTACGTTAGTCATCTCATTAGCGGCTGGCCAGTTTCTGACCTGACCAGTATTGGGTGCCATACCATGCTTTGGGATTTTGATCGGCAGGACTATCATAAATGGGTTATCGACGAACAACTGGAAACCCGTCTGGCCCCTATTGTTGCCTCTGATTCTGCTCGTTCGACTGCTTTCGGTGAGGATGTGCTTCAAGTAGGCGTTGGGTTGCACGATAGTTCGTCGGCGTTGATTCCGTATCTGGCGTCTTTTCAGGAACCCTTCGTTTTGATTTCGACCGGAACCTGGTGCGTGAGTATGAACCCGTTCAACAACCGACCACTGACACCGGAAGAATTGCAGTACGATTGTTTGAATTACATGCATTACAAAGGCCAGCCTGTAAAGTCGGCCCGGTTGTTTGCTGGCTATGAACATGAACAGCAGGTGAAGCGACTGGCAGAACATTTTCAGGTGCCCGTCGACCAGTATAAACAGGTTGCCTATAATCCGGAGACGATTGACCAGTTGCGGCAGCATGTAAGTCAGGTAACTACTGGCGAAGATGCAAAAGGAAATCAACTGTTATCGATGAAGGGGTCACTGTTTGGACAACGAAATCTGGATGATTTTGACACCTACAATGTGGCCTATCACCAGCTTATCCTCGATATTGTTTCGCAGCAGTTGATTTCGACAAACCTCGTTCTGGCTGGTTCACCCGTGAAGCGTATTTTTGTGGATGGTGGCTTCGGAAAAAATCCAATTTACATGAATCTGCTGGCTACGGCCTTTCCGGGTATTGAAATTTACGCGGCATCGGTGGCGCAGGCGTCGGCGTTAGGAGCCGCCCTGGCTATACACCAACACTGGAATCCGTATCCACTTCCTGGCGACTGTGTCGAGCTGAAGAAATACACCGCTCACGCTGTAGCGCATTAA